A window from Plasmodium chabaudi chabaudi strain AS genome assembly, chromosome: 11 encodes these proteins:
- a CDS encoding ribonuclease P/MRP protein subunit RPP1, putative: MYIDMHIKFSSKKTIKELLFKAISSGYSIVAIGIPYEHICNYNLNEKWKVINIFVSKNASNIIKKLERNNNGCTNYFIDKINYEDTLDEYLLKLNNQIDSNYILINRTNTLSIKNICDDFILNYKHEIEDEEMKKLHNWLVPKFRTTENSGNSNDIQTENSFFLQTNTDTYVLKRLNIKYEDLEQIENYQNFLKENKFDLISIEVTTTEDINIIALKYDCDIICLDLKNSFTSLKKSDIQSAIDKGFFFEISSPTILTTSTEYFYYSLSLNNIISVIPLNRLIISSASMKHTEILEPLHFLRLHFNFNTFSYKNLIGCITTVPLACIQRASVRKSMNTAIFYKTVS, encoded by the coding sequence atgtatATCGACATGCACATTAAGTTTTCTTCGAAGAAGACtataaaagaattattattcaaaGCAATAAGTTCAGGATATAGTATAGTGGCAATTGGTATACCATATGAGCATATttgtaattataatttaaatgagAAATGGaaagtaataaatatatttgtttctaaaaatgcgagtaatattattaaaaagttagagagaaataataatggatgcactaattattttatcgaCAAAATCAATTATGAAGACACATTGGATGAatatttgttaaaattGAATAACCAAATTGAtagtaattatattttaataaatagaaCTAATACATtatcaattaaaaatatatgcgatgattttatattaaattataaacatgAAATAGAAGAtgaagaaatgaaaaaattgcatAATTGGCTAGTCCCTAAATTTAGAACTACTGAAAATAGTGGCAATTCAAATGATATTCAAACTgaaaattctttttttttacaaactAATACAGATACTTATGTATTAAAAagattaaatattaaatatgaagACCTTGAAcaaattgaaaattatcaaaattttttaaaggaaaataaatttgacTTAATATCAATTGAAGTAACAACCACtgaagatataaatataatagctCTTAAATACGATTgtgatattatttgtttggatttaaaaaattcatttacttctttaaaaaaatcagaTATACAAAGTGCTATAGACAaaggatttttttttgaaatatccTCACCTACTATATTAACTACAAGTacagaatatttttattattctttaagtttaaataatataatttctgTCATCCCATTAAATAGACTTATTATTAGTTCAGCTAGTATGAAGCACACTGAAATATTAGAGCCACTCCATTTTTTAAGACtacattttaattttaacacattttcatataagaATTTAATTGGATGTATCACAACAGTACCTCTCGCTTGCATTCAAAGAGCATCCGTTCGAAAGTCGATGAATACAGCTATATTCTACAAAACTGTGTCATGA
- a CDS encoding cytochrome b-c1 complex subunit 9, putative has protein sequence MVFGSPFSDTYPSFIWKILGKSRKGKDIFNPFFVALNKTRIYDHVLKYNSRYWLFVVSGGCITSYFWGIWFNNMWKKINKGKLYIDCPYTYPEEED, from the exons A TGGTTTTTGGAAGCCCGTTTAGTGATACATATCCATCTTTTATTTGGAAAATACTTGGAAAAAGTAGAAAAGGAAAAGATATTTTCAACCCCTTCTTTGTGGCATTAAATAAGACTAG AATATATGATCACGTATTAAAGTATAATAGTCGATACTGGCTTTTTGTTGTTAGTGGGGGTTGTATTACCTCCTATTTTTGGGGTATATGGTTTAACAACATGTGGAAGAAGATAAACAAAGGG aaattatatattgattGCCCATACACATATCCTGAGGAGGAAgattaa
- a CDS encoding vacuolar transporter chaperone, putative, whose protein sequence is MEGIPNHYKKYYVSHKKIKRIILKMGKKYKKKLEKGLMQNTVKHADKQGIKMLPPFLYNDIISHEIKKVNKFSENKYNEILKNLVGVYKELKKMKYNNEEFEKKKDIEKILDLIGCDIIHFDFYIQKNFKIIMKLVFFFDKVMNISINQWVLLSLIKEKFCNINIENLIVYLSFLYSLLRLINNNEINDNGKINNGGRWVPPDTFERVSTKFLVKLDHIIYTKVKIVKHLPYLIFGLSNDDIEQNFMSLIEEEEKKNTENGNQKKGIVNDKKFKKPLKESQQITSVYFDNEDATCFSKRILRYENAQLIRFRWYNDNEHDPKKTIFIERKIHHEEWTGENSTKERFELEQKYVLKYMTGELKVRDYFIKKLNNKKKELYKIAHQRNTTNEEINYVDDIKIKNLEKKTNKNIKLANEIQKMILNNNLEPIIRTSYLRSAFQQSTDNTVRISIDTNISMLNEYIKNREYWCRLSEEVLGKNEVIRLNYGIIEVKLKVNKMPEWVTHILNTNESINLYKYSKYQTAMALLHSEKIKYIPIWVYENIHQRFKSKSNFSDLTIKDSHGHISDFAHNPDSKGIIKNDNNYSGAIDSSTNQYSHKYVYPSNGYATDFNMSAYNTLEKLNELEKTFYWINNKYNKNFKENEQINLLKIDPKINFAAERTFLHYAIVSVYITLLALFLDRYKNKNTNIYLVVLLLLITSFSSLISSYFFFLKRANIIQKRKTGESNTKHRRFDSFYSPLILLVLLLFSIILSIYFNFNFKAKPLI, encoded by the exons atggaaggAATACCAAATCAttataagaaatattatgtgtcccataaaaaaatcaaacggataattttaaagatgggaaaaaagtataaaaaaaaa cTCGAAAAAGGACTGATGCAAAATACTGTTAAGCATGCGGACAAGCAAG GAATTAAAATGCTACCGccgtttttatataatgacATAATTAGccatgaaataaaaaaggtaaacaaattttcggaaaataaatataatgagattcttaaaaatttaGTTGGTGTATATAAGgagttgaaaaaaatgaaatataataatgaagaatttgaaaaaaaaaaagatatcgAAAAGATATTAGATTTAATAGGATGTGATATAATTCATTtcgatttttatattcaaaaaaattttaaaataattatgaagttagtttttttttttgataaagtaatgaatatatctataaatCAGTGGGTATTATTAAgtttaataaaagaaaaattttgtaatattaatattgaaaatttaatagtttatttatcttttttatattccttACTCCGtttgataaataataacGAGATCAATGATAAtggaaaaattaataatggTGGACGATGGGTCCCTCCAGACACTTTTGAAAGAGTGTctacaaaatttttagtAAAGCTAgatcatattatatatacaaaagtaaaaattgtaaaacaTTTGCCATACCTAATATTCGGATTGAGTAATGATGATATCgaacaaaattttatgagTTTAATAgaggaagaagaaaaaaaaaatacagaaAATGGTAACCAAAAGAAAGGCATagtaaatgataaaaagtTTAAGAAACCTCTAAAAGAGTCCCAACAAATAACATCCgtatattttgataatgaAGATGCTACATGTTTTTCAAAACGAATTTTAAGATACGAAAATGCACAGCTTATTCGATTTAGATGgtataatgataatgaacATGATCCTAAAAAGACAATTTTTATCGAAAGGAAAATACATCATGAAGAATGGACAGGTGAAAATTCGACAAAAGAACGATTTGAATTAgaacaaaaatatgtattaaaatatatgactGGGGAATTAAAAGTAAGagattattttataaaaaaattaaataataaaaaaaaagaactTTATAAAATAGCTCATCAAAGGAATACCACtaatgaagaaataaactatgttgatgatataaaaataaaaaatttggaaaaaaaaacaaataaaaatattaaattagcaaatgaaattcaaaaaatgatattaaataataatctaGAACCAATAATAAGAACCTCTTATTTAAGATCAGCATTTCAACAAAGTACTGACAATACAGTAAGAATATCAATAGatacaaatatttcaatgttaaatgaatatattaaaaacagAGAGTATTGGTGTAGATTATCTGAAGAAGTTTTAGGAAAGAATGAAGTGATTCGTCTTAATTATGGAATCATAGAAGTAAAGTTAAAAGTTAATAAAATGCCTGAATGGGTTACACATATCTTAAATACTAATGAAtccataaatttatataaatattctaaATATCAAACAGCTATGGCTTTATTACattcagaaaaaataaaatatatacctaTATGggtatatgaaaatatacatCAACGATTTAAATCGAAAAGCAATTTTAGCGACCTAACTATAAAGGATTCACATGGGCACATTAGTGATTTTGCTCATAACCCCGATTCTAaaggaataataaaaaatgacaaTAATTATAGCGGTGCAATTGATAGTAGTACAAATCAATACTCTCATAAATATGTGTACCCATCAAATGGTTATGCAACAGATTTCAACATGTCtgcatataatacattagaaaaattgaatgaattagaaaaaacattttattggataaataataaatataataaaaattttaaagagAATGAACagataaatttattaaaaattgatcctaaaataaattttgctGCCGAAAGAACATTTCTTCATTATGCCATCGTATCTGTATACATAACATTATTAGCTCTATTTTTAgatagatataaaaataaaaacactaatatatatcttGTCGTACTTTTACTACTAATAACTTCCTTCTCGTCACTAATATCATCgtactttttctttttaaagagagctaatattattcaaaa gcGTAAAACTGGAGAATCCAACACAAAACATCGACGATTTGACAGCTTTTATAGcccattaattttattagttctacttttgttttcaattattttatcaatttattttaattttaactTCAAAGCTAAACCATTAATTTGA
- a CDS encoding radical SAM protein, putative, translating into MTSNKIKVLSLVCLVATGTYYACTYKKEVKNLIDQLFLDKKTRKKKNKKKNKRRRKNGQDKLSVFESFIKKTNALINWENEINSESSTSDYIKQNDSSTYDIDSDNDSYFAEYNNISNGKGGKNNKALKNFIEFNDEKTRKPKTSSVEDANTLTDVEDINNLNDRMDYNVVQIKKKKKHINIMNRKKQNIINDEDDNTVIYNNFNENNVIIPENYNIYFKSFGCAHNSSDSEFMMGLLSNYGFQFVKNIDDCDICIVNSCTVKNPSEESMKTIINYVNNLNKSRNNEYKKNKQKKRKDNTKNDGYLSTSSSDYSGIEDKIIFENPTSSQKKTSNDCSTEMNDNNTCCGNVENQKDGCGDNQNTCGCTANNDNADSKTKTTCCNGENDLLVCNESNKVDGANNDVTKKRTRSGRDIKIIVCGCVPQAENDMKIFENVSLVGVNNIDKIVDAVENVINGYNVKYLKQSKKMTSLNLPKIRKNKFIEIININNGCLGNCTYCKTKFARGNLSSYNIKDIVSRIKHVYTQDNIKEIWLTSEDSGAYGIDLNTNIVNLLKEILDYVQDTDIMIRIGMTNPPYILKHVKDICKLLKHKNMYEFIHIPVQSGSNNVLKDMNREYKIEDFIYLVDNLRKYVPNMTIATDIICGFPYESENDHLETVNLVKTYKFPILNISQFYPRRGTVAYNMKKIDTKIVKKRSREVTDAFLSYQNNYEFLQDTIQKVLFTEISSKSEHIIGHTKQYVKVLLHNNNSENENLLGKFATCKIVSTHKWHVFAELV; encoded by the coding sequence ATGActagtaataaaataaaagtgcTAAGCTTAGTTTGCTTAGTTGCTACTGGGACATATTATGCTTGCACATACAAAAAGGAGGTGAAGAATTTGATCgatcaattatttttagataaaaaaacaagaaaaaaaaaaaataaaaaaaaaaataaaaggcGAAGAAAAAATGGACAAGATAAATTATCCGTATTCGAgtcatttataaaaaaaacaaatgctTTGATAAATTgggaaaatgaaataaatagcGAATCAAGTACATCtgattatataaaacaaaatgatagTAGTACATATGATATCGATTCAGACAATGATTCATACTTTgctgaatataataatatttctaatGGAAAGGGagggaaaaataataaggcccttaaaaattttattgagtttaatgatgaaaaaacaaGAAAACCCAAAACATCATCAGTAGAAGATGCAAATACATTAACAGACGTTGAAGATATTAATAATCTAAATGACAGAATGGATTATAATGTAgttcaaattaaaaaaaaaaaaaaacatataaatattatgaatagaaaaaaacaaaatataataaatgatgaagatgataatactgtaatatataataattttaatgaaaataatgtaatcATAccagaaaattataatatatattttaaatcttTTGGATGTGCACATAATAGTTCAGACTCCGAATTTATGATGGGGTTATTAAGTAATTATGGTTTtcaatttgtaaaaaatattgatgaCTGTGATATTTGTATTGTTAATAGTTGTACTGTAAAAAATCCTAGTGAAGAAAGTATGAAAACAATTATAAACtatgttaataatttaaataaatctcgtaacaatgaatataaaaaaaataaacaaaagaaaagaaaagataatacaaaaaatgatggCTACTTATCAACATCATCTTCAGATTATTCAGGTATtgaagataaaataatttttgaaaatccCACCTCTtcccaaaaaaaaacatcaaATGATTGTTCAACTGAAatgaatgataataatacatgCTGTGGGAATGTAGAAAATCAAAAAGATGGATGTGGTGATAATCAAAATACTTGTGGATGTACTGCAAACAATGATAATGCAGATTCCAAAACAAAAACCACTTGCTGCAATGGAGAAAATGACTTATTAGTTTGTAACGAAAGCAATAAAGTCGATGGTGCCAATAATGATGTCACGAAAAAACGTACAAGATCCGGAAGggacataaaaattatagttTGTGGTTGTGTTCCTCAAGCTGAAAATGATATGAAgatatttgaaaatgtaTCATTGGTTGGagttaataatatagataaaatAGTTGATGCTGTagaaaatgtaataaatggatataatgttaaatatttaaaacaatcTAAAAAAATGACATCTTTAAATCTTccaaaaataagaaaaaataaatttatagaaattattaatattaataatgggTGTTTAGGAAATTGTACTTAttgtaaaacaaaatttgcAAGAGGAAATTTATCaagttataatataaaagatatagTTAGCAGAATAAAACATGTTTATACTCAAGATAACATTAAAGAAATTTGGTTAACTTCTGAAGATTCAGGAGCTTATGGTATCGATTTAAATACAAACATTgtgaatttattaaaagaaatattggACTATGTACAAGATACGGATATTATGATAAGAATTGGAATGACAAACCCTccttatatattaaaacatgTTAAAgatatttgtaaattattaaaacataaaaatatgtatgaatttattcatataccAGTTCAAAGTGGTAGtaataatgttttaaaagatatgaacagagaatataaaattgaagattttatttatttagtaGATAACCTAAGAAAATATGTTCCAAATATGACTATTGCAACTGATATCATTTGTGGATTCCCATATGAATCAGAAAATGATCATTTAGAAACAGTCAATTTAgttaaaacatataaattcccaatattaaatatatcacaATTTTATCCTAGAAGAGGAACTGttgcatataatatgaaaaaaatagatacaaaaattgttaaaaaaagatcTAGAGAAGTAACTGATGCATTCTTATcatatcaaaataattatgaatttttaCAGGACACTATACAGAAAGTTCTATTTACCGAAATATCATCCAAAAGTGAACATATTATTGGTCATACTAAACAATATGTCAAGGTCTTAttgcataataataatagtgaaaatgaaaacttGTTGGGTAAATTCGCTACTTGTAAAATCGTTTCGACACATAAATGGCATGTATTCGCAGAATTGGTCTGA
- a CDS encoding nascent polypeptide-associated complex subunit alpha, putative, protein MQDDKINSKDDISSSSSCEENEENRNILNPPNRPKMSKGERRARKMLVKLGLKAIPNTHKVIIKKSQKMIFAVSNVDIYQIEGTDSYVIFGDAKTDEITNSFNSLLPDSNLNEGEAGAEQEVNFEDAEKADEKVQDLENGEKAKDVSMDDVDLIISQTKCSKERAIEVLKKNNNDLVQSIMELSG, encoded by the exons atgcaagacgataaaataaattcaaaaGATGATATATCATCAAGCTCTTCAtgtgaagaaaatgaagaaaatagaaatattttaaatccCCCTAATAGACCCAAAATGAGCAAGGGGGAAAGAAGAGCTAGAAAAATGCTCGTAAAACTTGGTTTAAAGGCAATACCAAATACTCATAAggttataattaaaaaatcacaaaaaatgatatttgCCGTTTCCAATGttgatatatatcaaatcGAAGGAACTGATTCTTATGTTATATTTGGGGATGCCAAAACAGATGAAATTACAAACTCATTTAACA GTCTCCTTCCCGACAGTAACCTAAATGAAGGTGAAGCTGGTGCCGAACAGGAAGTAAACTTTGAGGATGCCGAAAAAGCAGATGAAAAAGTTCAAGACTTAGAAAACG GTGAAAAAGCAAAAGATGTATCGATGGATGATGTTGATTTGATAATTTCTCAAACAAAATGCTCTAAAGAAAGAGCTATTGaagttttgaaaaaaaataataatgatttaGTGCAATCTATTATGGAATTGAGTGGttaa
- a CDS encoding signal recognition particle subunit SRP68, putative: MEDTDLSQHVEMETNDQVRPETPVTENPKVEDVPDNLAQDQGEGFAQNSEETKVEKVALAEQHTGPIIPEEKISFDIFCYLIGKYKKHGLYYEEMDRFLAYVKRRRMKLRRNVLNKVKKVGNKYISKIYEPDILNDKYFELLLLDVEICRARYVKVKTDVNNLKAPYRSKYCYLRRLKKGLDKIKFLINSISKAIDKNTELQIKCYHAYIEVAYLLEIKKYEECLSKIVEFSKLVKLIKRITVNNSITSNVNNTSVDNNNNNDMKNAEEKLNENILVEKSKLFLDEEKRINEVYEYFLSNVNSYERICLYNIKKDNVKKGNEKLQEDDFEEKKDKVTEIEASKTDGEKSLEIDCIDNTIIIHIKNKTYKLINDGTNDSILKIKNILDNDIKTVIEYDEIIKLNQNFNLNEEIKNNNFILFQFLDNYDLSFLINKYGNMFSLYNNCLSIVHEELVKSTHGDLATNLNNQNTHNDNILMEKVWNNLENYLLGEKLYIDIERTIIVLMKGLYSVLNMNNNLKEFNFINKKTLDDIVDKMPLLHSTYRYADILKQNIDELKNVENIDIFINMLQIVKNVKSFSLACYYALMEKNAEAYALFDLVKGRNYIYINIDNSEYYNNKSLLRVSILFNRLQDILSILNNHFYFKHLAIYALQIKTKSTIKDRTLFNIDHTLFERKMKQIYLNPINVDMTQIFLEPSLLGKNIQEEKRTSVLRGLIQSFWK, translated from the coding sequence ATGGAGGACACAGATTTGAGTCAGCATGTAGAGATGGAAACGAACGACCAAGTAAGGCCTGAAACCCCCGTCACAGAAAATCCAAAGGTTGAAGATGTTCCAGATAATTTAGCACAAGATCAGGGGGAGGGTTTTGCACAAAATAGTGAAGAAACGAAAGTTGAGAAGGTGGCACTTGCCGAACAACACACTGGGCCAATCATTCCAGaggaaaaaatatcctttgatatattttgttacttaattggaaaatataaaaaacatggATTATATTATGAAGAAATGGATCGATTTTTGGCATACGTTAAAAGAAGACGAATGAAGCTTAGAagaaatgttttaaataaagttaaaaaagttggaaataaatatatatcaaaaatatatgagcctgatatattaaatgataaatattttgaactACTACTTTTAGATGTTGAAATATGTAGAGCTAGATATGTAAAAGTCAAAACAgatgttaataatttaaaggCCCCATATAGATCtaaatattgttatttaagaagattaaaaaaggggttagataaaataaagtttttaattaattccATAAGTAAAGCAATTGATAAAAACACAGaattacaaataaaatgttatcATGCATATATTGAAGTTGCATATCTTTTggaaatcaaaaaatatgaagaatGCTTATCTAAAATTGTTGAATTTTCAAAACTTGTTAaactaataaaaagaattacGGTGAATAATAGTATAACATctaatgtaaataatacaagtgtagataataataataataatgatatgaaaaatgctgaagaaaaattaaatgaaaacatTCTAGTGGAAAAAAGTAAACTGTTTTtagatgaagaaaaaagaatCAATGAGgtttatgaatattttttatccaATGTAAATTCATATGAAcgtatatgtttatataatattaaaaaggataatgtaaaaaaaggtAATGAAAAGTTACAAGAAGACGATTTCGAAGagaaaaaagataaagTAACAGAAATAGAGGCATCTAAAACGGATGGAGAAAAATCATTAGAAATAGATTGCATAGataatactattattattcatataaaaaacaaaacgtataaattaataaatgatggAACAAATGAtagtatattaaaaataaaaaatattttagataatgatataaaaactGTTATAgaatatgatgaaataatcaagttaaatcaaaattttaatttaaatgaagaaataaaaaataataattttatacttttccaatttttggataattatgatttatcttttttaataaataaatatggaaatatgttctcattatataataattgtttATCAATAGTTCATGAAGAGTTAGTTAAATCAACTCATGGAGATTTAGctacaaatttaaataatcagAATACTCATAATGACAATATTCTTATGGAAAAGGTTTGGAacaatttagaaaattatttattgggtgaaaagttatatatagatatagaAAGAACGATTATCGTTTTAATGAAGGGTTTATATAGTGTgttaaatatgaacaacaatttaaaagaatttaattttattaataaaaaaactttGGATGATATTGTAGATAAAATGCCATTATTACATTCTACCTATAGATATGCAGATATacttaaacaaaatattgatgaattaaaaaatgttgaaaatattgatatttttattaatatgttacaaattgttaaaaatgtaaaatctTTTTCATTAGCTTGTTATTATGCtttaatggaaaaaaatgcaGAAGCATATGCATTATTTGATTTAGTTAAAGGcagaaattatatttatataaatatcgaCAATTctgaatattataataataaatcattattacgagtttcaattttatttaatagaTTACAagatattttatcaattcttaataaccatttttattttaaacacTTAGCAATTTATGcattacaaataaaaacaaaatctACTATCAAAGATAGAAccttatttaatattgatcatacattatttgaacgaaaaatgaaacaaatatatttaaatccCATTAATGTTGATATGACACAAATATTCCTTGAGCCTTCCTTATTaggtaaaaatattcaagaagaaaaaagaacTTCAGTATTGAGAGGACTCATACAATCCTTTTGGAAGTAG
- a CDS encoding RNA methyltransferase, putative, translated as MNLILISASIIYKNDGDYLFKTDGRQTSHLKTILKVQLNQVIKVGVINKGKGEGIILEENPNFYTIKLLTPIHLEQPQNNFLPIDVVLCIPRPKVLNKALQQLSSVGVKKIIIVFSEYSNKCYESSKMLKNDEIKLALQLGLEQAMCTSFPKVYMHYTFSSFFMNIQNYCDENTIKVCAHTDIKKKNEYPLEHSILNKEKGKILLMLGCERGFSDLEIYLLQKLNFNFLNLSERILKCETALLIIIGKLLLLTENVSLRPSGKKMARWSSKKENYNMTNVNETDLNIDSNESTKQEKKINNDFSFQNKAELIKKIKNILTDPDIPEQLINSMTNFIRNQENDEHVNKNNDNENSNIHEQNDHIINSILRIIKSFNNEEENNFQCAYLSLLLKKIKYKNQLDTSYNDVKNNVDKDGVFIYRTQRYMSKKKNS; from the coding sequence ATGAACTTAATACTAATTAGTGCAAGcataatttacaaaaatgatggggactatttatttaaaaccGATGGAAGACAAACAAGCCATTTAAAaactattttaaaagttCAATTAAATCAGGTAATTAAAGTTGGAGTAATTAATAAAGGTAAAGGGGAAGGAATTATTTTAGAAGAAAatccaaatttttatacaataaaattattaactcCTATACATTTAGAACAACCTCAAAATAACTTTTTACCTATAGACGTTGTTTTATGTATACCTCGACCAaaagttttaaataaagcaCTTCAACAATTATCTTCTGTAggtgttaaaaaaattattattgtattttcagagtattcaaataaatgcTATGAATCCAGTAAAATgctaaaaaatgatgaaataaagTTAGCACTTCAATTGGGATTAGAACAAGCTATGTGCACAAGCTTTCCGAAAgtttatatgcattatacATTTAgctctttttttatgaacattCAGAATTATTGTGatgaaaatacaataaaagTGTGTGCACACAcagatattaaaaaaaaaaatgaatatccCCTTGAACATTCTATTTTAAACAAAGAAAAGGGAAAAATACTTTTAATGCTAGGATGTGAACGAGGATTTTCAGATTTagaaatttatttgttacaaaaattaaattttaatttcttaaatttatcagaaagaatattaaaatgtgaAACAGctttgttaataataattgggAAGCTACTTTTATTAACCGAAAATGTGTCACTACGACCAAGTGGCAAAAAAATGGCTAGGTGGTcatcaaaaaaagaaaattataatatgacTAATGTTAATGAAACTGACTTAAATATTGATTCGAATGAATCCACAAAacaggaaaaaaaaataaataacgatttttcttttcaaaataaagcagaactaattaaaaaaataaaaaatatattaactgACCCAGATATTCCTGAACAGTTAATAAATTCTATGACTAATTTTATTCGCAATcaagaaaatgatgaacatgttaataaaaataacgaCAATGAAAACAGTAATATACATGAACAGAATGaccatataattaatagtATTTTAAGAATTATAAAATCGTTTAATAACGAAgaggaaaataattttcaatgTGCATACTTAAGTTTgttacttaaaaaaataaaatataaaaatcaaCTTGACACATCATATAAcgatgtaaaaaataatgtagatAAAGATGgcgtatttatatataggaCTCAAAGGTACAtgtccaaaaaaaaaaattcttag